The proteins below are encoded in one region of Helianthus annuus cultivar XRQ/B chromosome 2, HanXRQr2.0-SUNRISE, whole genome shotgun sequence:
- the LOC110927175 gene encoding annexin D5, producing MATITVSPVPVSPRDDAIQLYKAFKGLGCDTATVIGILAHRDATQRAYIRQEYQTMYAQDILKRLASELSGHLQIAVSYWMHDPAARDAHILRKGLTRNFIDLESVTEVICSRTSSQLQAVTQIYHSTFGTHLENDIKLQIFGDNQKMLLAYISKQRHEGMEVDREMAAKDAKALYKAGEKRLGTDEKVFVQIFSERSRAHLVAINTCYHDMYDGSLKKAVKKETSGLFKTALLTILQCAENPAKYFAKMLYKAMKGLGTFDTRLIRVIVTRVEIDMQYIKAEYRKKYNKSLNDAVHSETSGHYRTFLLSLLGPNH from the exons ATGGCCACAATAACTGTTTCGCCGGTGCCGGTTTCGCCCCGGGATGATGCAATTCAGTTGTATAAAGCTTTCAAAG GACTCGGGTGTGATACCGCGACAGTGATCGGTATTCTTGCTCATCGAGATGCAACGCAGCGCGCGTATATCCGACAAGAGTACCAGACAATGTATGCTCAAGACATCCTTAAACGTTTGGCTTCTGAACTTAGTGGTCACCTGCAG ATTGCAGTTTCATATTGGATGCATGATCCAGCAGCAAGGGATGCTCATATATTGAGAAAAGGATTGACTAGAAACTTCATTGATCTTGAAAGTGTAACCGAAGTCATATGCTCTCGAACATCTTCGCAATTACAAGCGGTCACGCAAATATACCATTCGACTTTCGGAACTCATCTTGAAAATGACATCAAGCTACAAATCTTTGGGGATAACCAAAAG ATGTTGCTCGCTTATATAAGCAAACAACGACACGAAGGCATGGAAGTCGATAGAGAAATGGCTGCAAAAGATGCAAAAGCATTGTACAAAGCCGGTGAAAAGAGATTAGGAACCGATGAGAAGGTCTTCGTGCAAATTTTTAGCGAAAGAAGTAGAGCACATTTGGTTGCTATAAACACATGTTACCATGACATGTATGATGGATCACTCAAAAAG GCTGTAAAGAAGGAAACGTCAGGGTTATTTAAAACCGCGCTTTTGACAATCTTACAATGTGCTGAAAATCCCGCAAAGTACTTTGCAAAG ATGTTATATAAGGCAATGAAAGGCTTAGGGACCTTTGACACAAGACTTATAAGGGTGATTGTGACAAGAGTCGAGATTGATATGCAATATATAAAGGCAGAGTACCGTAAAAAGTACAACAAGAGTTTGAATGATGCGGTTCACTCTGAGACGTCTGGTCATTATCGGACCTTTCTTCTCTCGCTTCTCGGCCCAAATCATTAA
- the LOC110927181 gene encoding transcription repressor MYB5, translating to MMKKGPWTREEDELLSSYISREGEGRWRLVPKKAGLLRCGKSCRLRWMNYLRPSIKRGGITADEEDLILRLHRLLGNRWSLIAGRIPGRTDNEIKNYWNTHLRKKLISQGIDPKTHKPLSSSSNPDHYLTRSSFQPNQPVTVSQKSHEDILNSTPFDANNGSGSDDVLSRSPDDLFSSFLDSLINEEMCDHHPSIAQSKHDGFKNFNDDGNPMK from the coding sequence ATGATGAAGAAAGGGCCATGGACACGCGAAGAAGATGAGCTTTTGTCTAGTTATATTAGCAGAGAAGGTGAAGGGCGGTGGCGGTTAGTACCCAAGAAGGCGGGGCTCCTCCGTTGTGGGAAGAGCTGCCGCCTTCGTTGGATGAACTACCTCCGCCCTTCGATCAAGCGGGGCGGCATTACCGCCGATGAAGAAGATCTCATCCTCCGCCTCCATCGTCTCCTTGGCAACAGATGGTCGTTGATTGCGGGAAGAATACCAGGGCGTACAGATAACGAGATAAAAAACTACTGGAACACGCATCTCCGCAAGAAGTTGATCAGCCAAGGGATTGACCCGAAAACTCACAAACCGTTGTCATCTTCTTCAAACCCTGACCACTATCTTACTCGTTCATCTTTTCAACCGAATCAACCAGTAACAGTTTCCCAAAAATCCCATGAAGACATCTTAAACTCTACCCCATTCGACGCTAACAATGGTTCTGGATCTGATGATGTTCTTAGCCGCTCGCCGGATGATCTATTCTCGTCTTTCTTGGATTCACTGATCAATGAAGAAATGTGCGATCATCACCCGTCGATTGCTCAATCAAAGCATGATGGTTTCAAGAACTTCAACGACGATGGTAATCCTATGAAGTAA
- the LOC110927180 gene encoding peptidyl-tRNA hydrolase, mitochondrial, producing the protein MLRKLVNPNRGFCTSVQSQRPWLFIGLGNPGDKFKGTRHNVGFNMIDAFAESQGIAMDTVFCKAIFGKGIVDGVPVLLAKPQTYMNLSGESSGPLAAYYKLPLNRVVVFHDDMDLPCGVLRLQPRGGHGSHNGMKSVIYHFRGNREFTRLRIGIGKPPGQMDPKAFLLQKFNATAQERINVGLKEGVIALKELVAKGVEESGRRFNTEQKYKHIKVADNDDTILRQSD; encoded by the exons ATGCTAAGGAAGCTTGTGAATCCAAATCGCGGTTTCTGTACATCGGTTCAATCACAAAGGCCATGGTTGTTCATAGGTTTGGGCAATCCTGGAGATAAGTTCAAAGGAACAAGACACAAT GTCGGATTTAATATGATTGATGCTTTTGCTGAGTCACAAGGGATTGCTATGGACACTGTTTTCTGTAAAGCCATTTTTGGAAAAG GTATTGTAGATGGTGTTCCGGTTTTATTAGCAAAGCCTCAGACATATATGAATTTGAGCGGTGAATCG AGTGGTCCACTTGCTGCCTATTACAAGCTCCCTCTAAACCGAGTGGTGGTG TTCCATGATGATATGGATCTACCATGTGGGGTTCTTCGGCTTCAGCCCAGGGGAGGCCATGGAAGCCATAACGG GATGAAGAGTGTGATCTATCATTTCCGTGGGAATCGCGAATTcacacgattaagaatcg GTATAGGTAAGCCTCCTGGTCAAATGGATCCGAAAGCCTTCTTGCTTCAAAAGTTCAATGCCACCGCTCAAGAACGA ATTAATGTTGGTTTGAAAGAGGGGGTTATCGCGTTGAAAGAACTTGTGGCAAAGGGTGTGGAAGAGAGCGGTAGAAGATTCAACACAGAGCAGAAATACAAACACATTAAAGTCGCAGATAATGACGATACGATCCTCAGACAATCCGATTAG
- the LOC110927179 gene encoding uncharacterized protein LOC110927179: MKDNNSSPDLIGPNAIKIISNVGFSIFVFSVLMFTIVAITYQPPDPWESSRALTKVFTEVSNATFQIDNSVVKTGEDVGMEPVSPVAAPENPPVARPGPVQIPESVSPSAFDGPVAQPGPLVEKSAPRAQPGPFEKTGDVSPSASIADGPVARPGPFEKTGPVSPSASSVDAPVAQPGPFEKTGDVSPFASIADGPVARPGPLEKTGPVSPSASPADAPVAKPGPLVEKPSESVSIASDSCDDKSVVNCSAPGVLRAIKKFNVKRFRSIVFLEYQTPVNGSNPNECDVTWRYRNRKERSWRKYRDFRRFKLGYGENCTYKVVNAKGWHSGVNARRPRSQSRLNATRKGEKPKIVTTFRDDQINDTIPVMGSGNAFRYGKYLYYSRGGDYCKNMNQYIWSLLCALGEARYLNRTFVMDLNVCLSSKHTSSNRDEEGKDFRFYFDFEHLKETASIVEEQEFLKDWKKFEKNRKKKIPVRKVTTYKVTPMQLKNDKSTIIWRRFDKPEPENYWYRVCENQAANYIKRPWQSLWKSKRIMNIVSEISGQMDWDYDAVHVIRGEKAQNKAMWPHLNEDTSPESLVSKLQGVIQPWRNLYIATNEPFYNYFDRLRSYYKVHLLDDYKGLWGDKSEWYNETLVLNGGRPVVFDGYMRAEVDTEVLYRAKTRVETFYNLTKDCKDGIHTC, translated from the coding sequence ATGAAAGATAACAATTCTTCACCAGATCTAATTGGGCCAAATGCTATAAAGATTATAAGCAATGTGGGCTTCTCTATTTTTGTGTTTTCAGTACTCATGTTTACAATAGTTGCTATAACATATCAACCCCCTGACCCATGGGAATCCTCAAGAGCCCTCACAAAGGTTTTCACTGAGGTTTCAAATGCTACATTCCAGATCGATAATTCCGTTGTTAAAACCGGTGAAGATGTTGGTATGGAGCCCGTTAGCCCGGTTGCAGCCCCCGAAAATCCACCCGTAGCCCGGCCCGGCCCGGTTCAGATACCGGAATCCGTTAGCCCGTCTGCGTTTGATGGGCCCGTAGCCCAGCCCGGCCCGTTAGTTGAAAAATCAGCCCCTCGGGCCCAGCCCGGCCCGTTTGAGAAAACGGGTGATGTTAGCCCGTCTGCATCCATTGCAGACGGACCTGTGGCACGACCGGGCCCGTTTGAGAAAACGGGCCCGGTTAGCCCGTCTGCATCCTCTGTGGATGCACCAGTGGCCCAACCCGGCCCGTTTGAGAAAACGGGTGATGTTAGCCCGTTTGCATCGATTGCAGACGGACCTGTGGCACGACCGGGCCCGCTTGAGAAAACGGGCCCGGTTAGCCCGTCTGCATCCCCTGCGGATGCACCTGTGGCCAAACCCGGCCCGTTGGTTGAGAAACCGAGTGAGAGTGTGAGCATTGCTTCGGATAGTTGTGATGATAAAAGTGTGGTGAATTGTTCTGCACCGGGGGTTTTGAGGGCGATCAAGAAGTTTAACGTGAAACGGTTTAGATCGATAGTGTTTCTGGAGTATCAAACGCCGGTAAACGGGTCGAACCCGAATGAGTGTGATGTGACATGGAGATACCGGAACAGAAAGGAGAGATCTTGGAGAAAGTATAGAGATTTCCGGAGGTTTAAACTCGGGTATGGCGAAAACTGTACTTACAAAGTGGTAAACGCGAAGGGGTGGCATTCGGGTGTCAACGCAAGACGTCCACGAAGTCAAAGTCGACTAAACGCCACAAGAAAAGGCGAAAAGCCGAAGATCGTGACAACATTCCGTGATGATCAAATCAACGACACGATTCCGGTTATGGGATCGGGTAATGCTTTTAGATACGGGAAGTATTTGTATTATTCGCGCGGCGGGGATTATTGTAAGAACATGAATCAATACATATGGAGCTTGTTGTGTGCTCTCGGTGAAGCTCGATACTTAAACCGCACGTTTGTAATGGATCTAAACGTCTGCTTATCGTCGAAACATACTTCAAGCAACCGAGACGAAGAAGGAAAAGACTTTAGATTCTATTTCGATTTCGAGCATTTGAAAGAAACCGCTTCGATAGTGGAAGAGCAAGAGTTTCTTAAAGACTGGAAAAAATTCGAGAAAAACCGTAAGAAAAAGATCCCGGTTAGGAAAGTTACGACTTACAAAGTTACACCGATGCAGCTAAAGAACGATAAGAGCACGATTATATGGAGGCGGTTTGATAAGCCCGAGCCCGAAAACTATTGGTACCGCGTTTGTGAAAATCAAGCGGCAAACTACATCAAAAGACCATGGCAATCTTTATGGAAATCAAAGAGGATTATGAACATAGTTTCGGAGATTAGTGGGCAAATGGATTGGGATTATGATGCGGTTCATGTGATTAGAGGCGAAAAGGCGCAAAACAAAGCAATGTGGCCTCATCTTAATGAAGATACGTCACCCGAATCGTTAGTTTCAAAGCTTCAAGGGGTTATTCAGCCGTGGCGGAATCTTTACATTGCGACAAACGAGCCGTTTTACAACTATTTTGATCGGTTAAGGTCGTATTACAAGGTGCATTTGCTTGATGATTATAAGGGGTTGTGGGGGGATAAGAGTGAATGGTATAACGAGACGTTGGTTTTGAACGGTGGTCGGCCTGTCGTGTTTGATGGGTATATGCGCGCTGAGGTTGACACCGAGGTGCTTTATAGAGCCAAGACGCGAGTAGAGACGTTTTACAATTTGACTAAAGACTGTAAGGATGGTATTCATACTTGTTGA